The Jiangella sp. DSM 45060 genome contains the following window.
GAGACCGGAGTGGCCGAACCGCCGGCCGGGGAGGTGCGCGACGAGCTGCGCGAGGCGTACGACCCCGACGACGACGAGGAGGGCGACGACGAGGAGGCGGACGAAGAACCGGCGGCGGTGTGACGGGGCCGACAGCGCGGCGTGGGTCGATGCGCCCAGGGCCGCTGATACGCTCGCAGGTGGAAACCGACGTCCTTTAAGTCCCGTCCCGTGAGGCGGGGAAGGGGGTCCTGCGACGCATGTCTCGCGACCTGTCCGGCGCGCGTGAAGTGCTCGACGGCGACGATGTCGCTCGGGCGCTGACGCGAATCGCTCACGAGGTGGTCGAGCGCAACAAGGGCGCTGCCGACCTCGTTCTGCTCGGCATCCCCAAACGCGGCGTACCGCTGGCGTACCGGCTGGCCGATCGCATCTCCGCGGTCGAGGGCACCGAGGTCCCGGTGGGGGCGCTCGACGTCACGATGTACCGCGACGATCTGCGGTTGCGGCCGGCTCGGGCGCTCGAACGCACCGACATCCCGCCGGGCGGCGTCGACGACCGCATCGTGGTGCTGGTCGACGACGTGCTGTTCTCGGGGCGGACGATCCGCGCCGCGCTCACGGCGCTGGAGGACATCGGGCGGCCGCGCGCCGTCCGGCTGGTCGTCCTCGTCGACCGCGGGCACCGGCAGCTGCCCATCCGTGCCGACCACGTCGGCAAGAACATCCCGACGTCGCTGGCGGAGAGCGTGAAGGTCCGGCTCGCCGAGTCCGACGGCCACGACGGCGTCGTGCTCGGGAGACCGGCCGGCGACCAGAGCGCGCCGGAGAGTGCTCCGGGTGCCGGGAACGGGTCCGGCGGCGATATGGGCGCGGCGGCCGAGGGGGAGGTGCGGCAGCGATGATCCGCCACCTGTTGTCGGCGGGCGACCTGTCGCTGGAGGACGCGACGCTGGTGCTCGACACCGCCGACGAGATGGCCCGGCTGACCGAGGGGCGCGCGGTGAAGAAGCTGCCGACGCTGCGGGGCCGCACCGTGGTGAACCTGTTCTTCGAGGACTCCACCCGCACCCGCACGTCGTTCGAGCTGGCGGCGAAGCGACTGTCCGCCGACGTCGTGAACTTCTCGGCGAAGGGGTCCAGCTTGTCGAAGGGCGAGAGCCTCAAGGACACTGCGCTGACGCTCGAGGCGATGGGCGCCGACGGTGTCGTCGTGCGGCACTCCGCCAGCGGCGCGCCGTACCGGCTGGCGACGTCGGGCTGGATCAACGCCTGCGTGGTCAACGCCGGCGACGGCACCCACGAGCACCCGACGCAGGCGCTGCTCGACGCGTTCACCATGCGACGCCACCTGGGCGACCTGGCGGGCAAGCAGATCGTCATCGTCGGCGACGTGCTGCACAGCCGGGTCGCGCGCAGCAACGTCCTGCTGCTGGCGACGCTCGGGGCGAAGGTCACGCTGGTGGCCCCGCCGACGCTGCTGCCCAACGGCGTCGAGCACTGGCCGTGCGAGACCAGCCTCCACCTCGACGACGCGCTGGGCGGGGCCGACGCGGTCATGATGCTGCGGGTTCAGAACGAGCGCATGAACGACGCCTTCTTCCCGTCGGCGCGCGAGTACAGCCGCCGCTACGGCCTCGACTCCCGGCGCCAGGCGCTGATGCCGCCCGGCGCGCTGGTGCTGCACCCGGGCCCGATGAACCGCGGCATGGAGATCACGGCCGAGGTCGCCGACAGCGCCCGCTCGGTCATCGTCGAGCAGGTCACGAACGGCGTCTACGTGCGCATGGCGGTCCTGTACCTGATGCTCGCCGGCACGACCACCGAGGAGGCAGCGTGACCACCACGCTCATCACCAACGCACGCGTCCTCGGCGGCGAGCCGCAGGACATCCGCATCGAGGACGGCGTCATCGTCGCGCTCGGCGCGGACGCACGAGCAGAAGCCGGCGCCGGCGGGGGAACGGACGGGGCTCGCGGTGCGGTCGACTCCGGTGGCATCACCGTCGTCGACGCGACGGGGCTGATCGCGCTGCCGGGCCTGGTCGACCTCCACACGCACCTGCGCGAGCCCGGCCGCGAGGACGCCGAGACCGTCGAGACGGGCACGAGGGCGGCGGCCCGCGGCGGGTTCACCGCCGTCCACGCCATGGCCAACACCGACCCCGTCGCCGACACCGCGGGCGTCGTCGAGCAGGTGTGGCGGCTCGGGCGCGAGGCCGGGCACGCCGACGTCCGCCCGGTCGGCGCCGTCACCGTCGGACTGAAGGGCGAGCGGCTGGCCGAGCTCGGCGCCATGGCCGAGTCCGCCGCCGGCGTGCGGGTGTTCTCCGACGACGGCATCTGCGTCCACGACGCCATGCTCATGCGCCGGGCGCTGGAGTACGTGAAGGCGTTCGACGGGGTCATCGCGCAGCATGCGCAGGAGC
Protein-coding sequences here:
- a CDS encoding aspartate carbamoyltransferase catalytic subunit, with the protein product MIRHLLSAGDLSLEDATLVLDTADEMARLTEGRAVKKLPTLRGRTVVNLFFEDSTRTRTSFELAAKRLSADVVNFSAKGSSLSKGESLKDTALTLEAMGADGVVVRHSASGAPYRLATSGWINACVVNAGDGTHEHPTQALLDAFTMRRHLGDLAGKQIVIVGDVLHSRVARSNVLLLATLGAKVTLVAPPTLLPNGVEHWPCETSLHLDDALGGADAVMMLRVQNERMNDAFFPSAREYSRRYGLDSRRQALMPPGALVLHPGPMNRGMEITAEVADSARSVIVEQVTNGVYVRMAVLYLMLAGTTTEEAA
- the pyrR gene encoding bifunctional pyr operon transcriptional regulator/uracil phosphoribosyltransferase PyrR → MSRDLSGAREVLDGDDVARALTRIAHEVVERNKGAADLVLLGIPKRGVPLAYRLADRISAVEGTEVPVGALDVTMYRDDLRLRPARALERTDIPPGGVDDRIVVLVDDVLFSGRTIRAALTALEDIGRPRAVRLVVLVDRGHRQLPIRADHVGKNIPTSLAESVKVRLAESDGHDGVVLGRPAGDQSAPESAPGAGNGSGGDMGAAAEGEVRQR